The following is a genomic window from Pseudomonadota bacterium.
CCTCGGGCTCGAGGTACTGCCGCCGCTTCCCGTCGAGATCGAAGTAGGTGCGGCCGGCGACGTCCTCCACCTTGGCGAAGTCGCCCGCCGGGAGCACCGTGGGCTCGTTCGCCGTCGAGATGACGCGCCAGCACTCGTCGAGATCCGCGAGCGCGCGCGCCGACGCCTGGTCGAGGATCGCGAGCTCCTGATCCGGCGTGCCGGACTCGATCATCATGAGCCGCCGCTGCAGGTGGTCGTTCTCGATCGAGCGCCGGATGAAGTCGAGGCGGGCGCGGATGATCTTGAGGTTCGGCGGGTAGAGCTTCTTCGCCTTGACGAGCACCTCCTCGCGCACCCCGACCTTGCCGAAGTCGTGCAGGAGCGCCGCGGTCTCGATCTCCTTCAGGTCGTCGGCCCCGAACGACGCCTCCGCGTAGGGCCCGGCCGCGATCTCGGACACGACCTCCGCGAGCCTCCGCGTGAGCGCGGCGACGCGGAACGAGTGGCCCGAGGTCGTCGGGTCGCGCTGCTCGATGGCGTGGACCGAGGCCCGGACGAAGCCGTCGAAGATCCTGTTGATCTCCTGGTACAAGAGCGCGTTCTCCATCGCCACGCCGGCCTGCGAGGCGAGCGTCTCGACGAGCTCGCGGCTGCGCGCGTCCATGGGCACGACCTCGCGGTCGAAGTCGCCAGGCGCGAGCAGGCGCGCGGACGGGTTCCGCTTCCTGTTGATGAGCTGCACGACGCCGAGCACGTCACCCGCCTGGTTGATCATCGGCACGGCGAGCACCGAGCAGGTGCGGTAGCCGGTGCGCTCGTCCCAGGACGCGTCGAAGAGGTACGGCGCGTCCGCCGGAATGCGGCGGACGTCCGGGATGTCTATGGAGCGCTTCATCACGGCCGCGGCGCCCGCGATCGACCGGCTGGACACCGGCATCACGAACTCCTGCGATCGGTACTCGAGGCTGTCGTTCTGCGACATCTTGAAGCGGAGCTGCTTTCGGGAGACGTCCTCCCCGTCGCCCTCGACGACGTAGATGCTCCCCGCGTCCGCGCCGACGAGGTGCCGGCTCTTCTCGAGGATGGCGGCGAGCAGCTCGTCGATGTTTTTGACCGCGCTCAGGGCCTTGCCGATCTCGATGAGCTCCTTGAGCTCGTAGTCGCGGCGCCTGAGGCTCCGCTCCCTCTCGAGATCGCTGCGCTTGAGCCTGTAGAGCTCGTGGGCGGCGCGGATCACGCGGACGATCCGGTCGGCCGAGCAGTCCCGCGTCAGCAGGGCGAAGTGCACGCCGCCTATCGCCGCGTCCTCGCGGTCCGCGACGAGGATCCGCGGCCTCGTCCCGGGCTCGACCGGGGCGCTGCCCTGCGCCTCGAACACGGCCTCGCAGTCGTCGCGATCCGCGACCATGACGGCGCCGGACGACAGATCGACCACGGTCCAGCCGTTCTCCTCGAGGCTCGCTCCGAGGCGGCCCCGCAACCACTCATTCAGGCTCGCGCCGCTCATATCCGTCGCTCCCGTTGGGCCGTCCGCGCTCGGCGTAGGCCTTGATGATTTCCTGGACCAGTTGATGCCTGACGACGTCCACGCCCGTGAAGTGGCAGAACTCGATGCCCTCGATCCCGGCGAGCACGCGCTCCGCGTCCACCAGCCCGGAGACCTGCGTGCCGGGCAGATCGACCTGGCTCGTGTCGCCCGTGATCACCGCCTTCGACGAGTAGCCGAGCCGCGTCAGGAACATCTTCATCTGCTCCCGGGTCGTGTTCTGGGCCTCGTCGAGGATGACGAACGAGTCGTTCAGGGTCCGGCCGCGCATGAACGCGAGCGGGGCGATCTCGATCCGGCCCTCGGCGACGAGCGCCTGCGTGCGATCCGCGTCGAGCATGTCGTGCAGGGCGTCATACAGCGGCCGCAGGTACGGGTTGATCTTCTCCGCGAGATCGCCGGGCAGGAAGCCGAGCCGCTCGCCGGCCTCGACCGCGGGCCGCGTGAGCACGATGCGCCGGTAGCGCTGGCTCATCAGCTCCGACACGGCGACCGCGACGGCGAG
Proteins encoded in this region:
- a CDS encoding GAF domain-containing protein; translation: MSGASLNEWLRGRLGASLEENGWTVVDLSSGAVMVADRDDCEAVFEAQGSAPVEPGTRPRILVADREDAAIGGVHFALLTRDCSADRIVRVIRAAHELYRLKRSDLERERSLRRRDYELKELIEIGKALSAVKNIDELLAAILEKSRHLVGADAGSIYVVEGDGEDVSRKQLRFKMSQNDSLEYRSQEFVMPVSSRSIAGAAAVMKRSIDIPDVRRIPADAPYLFDASWDERTGYRTCSVLAVPMINQAGDVLGVVQLINRKRNPSARLLAPGDFDREVVPMDARSRELVETLASQAGVAMENALLYQEINRIFDGFVRASVHAIEQRDPTTSGHSFRVAALTRRLAEVVSEIAAGPYAEASFGADDLKEIETAALLHDFGKVGVREEVLVKAKKLYPPNLKIIRARLDFIRRSIENDHLQRRLMMIESGTPDQELAILDQASARALADLDECWRVISTANEPTVLPAGDFAKVEDVAGRTYFDLDGKRRQYLEPEEVKSLLIAKGSLTEEELAEIRSHASHTISFLNKIPWGRAMRRIPAYAGAHHEKLDGTGYPAGLRAEGIPVPSRIMAVADIFDALTASDRPYKKAVSLERALQILDFEVKDGHIDGELVRLFKEHEVYRALSAFGEGGNG
- a CDS encoding PhoH family protein encodes the protein MMEEPRNSFAATDEYSFKDQELMLKVLGPHGENLTAMQQELGVSMGQRGDTVRLRGDAGGVGAALRLIDQLARTCRTGRRIREVDVVRGARILAADPSAVLDDIFNDVVHVTTSRRLITPKGLAQKKYVDAIRTRDMTFGVGPAGTGKTYLAVAVAVSELMSQRYRRIVLTRPAVEAGERLGFLPGDLAEKINPYLRPLYDALHDMLDADRTQALVAEGRIEIAPLAFMRGRTLNDSFVILDEAQNTTREQMKMFLTRLGYSSKAVITGDTSQVDLPGTQVSGLVDAERVLAGIEGIEFCHFTGVDVVRHQLVQEIIKAYAERGRPNGSDGYERREPE